In the genome of Croceimicrobium hydrocarbonivorans, one region contains:
- the metG gene encoding methionine--tRNA ligase produces MSSEISRYTITAALPYANGPVHIGHLAGCYLPSDIYARYLRKNGKDLIFVCGTDEHGAAINMKAQSEGAEPREIVDRYHAIIRDSLDKIGISFDVFSRTSKEIHHKTAQDFFTKLYEKGSLEEKVTQQYFDPEAEQFIADRFIVGECPNCHFGEAYGDQCENCGTSLSPTDLISPKSRLSGAEPILKETKHWFLPLDHLSGKIKDYIQSHKNWKPNVYGQCMSWLDSGDGLQARSMTRDLDWGIPVPLDDAEGKVLYVWFDAPIGYISATKELLGDAWEDYWTKDDTKLVHFIGKDNIVFHCIIFPAMLMEHGGFHLADEVPANEFLNLEGRKISTSRNWAVWLHEYLEDFEGKEDVLRYVLTATAPESKDNDFTWSDFQTRNNSELVAILGNFVNRVQVLMQKYYEGEIPKAGAFTSEDKEALASMAATPASIAESLESYRFREALSRMMGLARLGNKYLADQEPWKKIKEDPERAGTTLYVAAQICAQLAQVMEPFMPFSANKLRTDLQIEALAWEDCNSQELLKAGHRIQSGGHLFSKIEDETIEAQKAKLEAAAAAKAEPQYEALKEEIQFEDFTKLDIRVGTILSAQKVKKADKLLHLEVDLGFEKRSIVSGIAQYFNPEDLSGTKVSVVVNLAPRKLRGVMSQGMILMAEDSEGNLKFTSAPADMPNGAVIR; encoded by the coding sequence ATGTCCTCCGAGATTTCGCGCTATACTATTACAGCAGCCCTTCCATATGCCAATGGCCCTGTACACATCGGTCACCTAGCCGGATGTTACTTGCCTTCGGATATTTATGCTCGATATCTGCGTAAAAATGGCAAAGACCTCATTTTCGTTTGTGGAACGGATGAGCATGGTGCGGCCATTAATATGAAGGCTCAAAGTGAAGGCGCCGAACCTCGGGAGATCGTTGATCGTTACCATGCTATCATCCGCGATTCATTGGATAAGATCGGCATTAGTTTCGATGTGTTTTCTCGCACCAGTAAGGAGATCCATCATAAAACTGCGCAGGACTTTTTTACTAAACTCTATGAGAAGGGATCCTTAGAGGAAAAGGTAACGCAGCAGTATTTCGACCCGGAGGCAGAGCAGTTTATAGCCGATCGTTTTATTGTGGGTGAATGCCCCAATTGCCATTTTGGTGAGGCTTATGGAGATCAATGCGAGAATTGTGGTACTTCTTTGAGTCCTACTGATCTGATCAGCCCAAAGAGTCGCTTAAGTGGAGCGGAGCCCATTTTAAAGGAAACCAAACACTGGTTCCTACCCTTGGATCACTTGAGTGGGAAAATTAAGGATTATATCCAATCCCATAAAAACTGGAAGCCTAATGTCTATGGCCAATGCATGAGTTGGTTAGACAGTGGTGATGGTTTACAAGCACGCAGTATGACCCGCGATTTGGATTGGGGTATCCCCGTTCCTCTCGATGATGCGGAGGGCAAGGTTTTATACGTATGGTTTGATGCTCCCATTGGGTACATTTCTGCAACTAAGGAATTGTTGGGAGATGCCTGGGAGGATTATTGGACTAAGGACGATACCAAATTGGTGCATTTTATCGGTAAGGATAATATCGTTTTCCATTGCATCATTTTCCCAGCTATGTTGATGGAGCACGGTGGTTTTCATTTAGCGGATGAAGTGCCAGCCAATGAGTTTCTCAATTTGGAGGGACGTAAAATTTCTACCAGCCGTAATTGGGCGGTTTGGTTACATGAGTACCTCGAGGATTTCGAGGGTAAGGAAGATGTATTGCGCTACGTACTAACTGCTACGGCTCCCGAGAGTAAGGACAATGATTTTACCTGGAGCGATTTCCAAACTCGGAATAATAGTGAGTTGGTTGCCATTTTGGGCAATTTTGTGAATCGGGTGCAGGTATTAATGCAGAAGTATTATGAAGGCGAAATCCCCAAAGCCGGAGCATTCACTAGCGAAGATAAAGAGGCCTTAGCCTCGATGGCAGCTACACCCGCGTCGATTGCTGAGTCTTTGGAAAGCTATCGATTCCGTGAGGCTTTAAGCCGGATGATGGGATTGGCCAGATTAGGGAATAAATACCTAGCGGATCAAGAGCCCTGGAAGAAAATTAAGGAAGACCCGGAGCGAGCGGGAACCACCTTATATGTGGCTGCCCAAATTTGTGCTCAGTTGGCCCAGGTTATGGAGCCTTTCATGCCTTTTAGCGCTAATAAGTTGCGGACAGACCTGCAAATTGAAGCTTTAGCCTGGGAAGATTGCAATAGTCAGGAATTACTTAAGGCCGGGCATCGCATTCAAAGTGGTGGTCATCTCTTTTCTAAAATTGAAGATGAAACTATTGAAGCCCAGAAAGCCAAATTGGAAGCCGCTGCGGCAGCCAAAGCTGAGCCTCAGTACGAGGCTTTAAAGGAAGAAATACAATTTGAGGATTTCACTAAGCTTGATATCCGAGTAGGTACTATTCTTAGTGCTCAGAAAGTAAAGAAGGCGGATAAGCTTTTACATCTCGAAGTAGATTTAGGTTTCGAAAAGCGGAGTATTGTTAGTGGAATTGCCCAGTATTTTAATCCCGAAGATTTATCAGGCACTAAGGTGTCCGTGGTAGTGAATTTAGCTCCGCGAAAATTGCGGGGTGTAATGAGCCAGGGAATGATATTAATGGCGGAAGATTCGGAGGGAAATCTTAAATTCACTTCAGCACCCGCAGATATGCCTAATGGTGCTGTAATCCGATAG
- a CDS encoding alpha/beta fold hydrolase → MQLFSNILGEGPEDLIIMHGLFGMSDNWQSLGRKWSEHFRVHLLDLRNHGRSPHSEEFSYDLMVDDLLEYLDQHQIDEAHIIGHSMGGKVAMLFAVLHPERCRSMIIADIAPKAYPPHHMDVIEALEALDLSKISRRSEANDQFGPELEPGVRQFLLKNLYWEERDRLNWRFNLKVLSREIQKVGESLPPNAYYDRPALFLRGGDSWYIKDEDIDEIQSHYPQAELVTIPNAGHWLHAQQPELFFEAVSDFLGGQ, encoded by the coding sequence ATGCAACTCTTTTCAAATATTCTTGGCGAAGGTCCGGAAGACCTCATTATCATGCACGGCCTTTTTGGGATGAGCGATAATTGGCAAAGCCTGGGTCGCAAGTGGTCAGAGCATTTTAGAGTGCATTTACTGGACCTGCGCAATCATGGTCGTAGCCCTCATTCTGAGGAATTTTCCTATGATCTGATGGTTGATGATTTACTGGAATACCTCGACCAACATCAAATCGATGAAGCCCATATCATTGGCCATAGTATGGGAGGTAAGGTAGCGATGCTGTTTGCGGTACTTCATCCGGAACGTTGTCGCTCTATGATCATTGCCGACATTGCCCCTAAGGCCTACCCTCCTCACCATATGGATGTGATTGAAGCGCTGGAAGCCTTGGACCTCTCTAAAATCAGTCGACGCAGTGAAGCCAATGATCAATTTGGCCCCGAACTAGAGCCCGGTGTACGTCAGTTTCTTTTAAAGAATCTCTATTGGGAAGAAAGGGATCGACTTAATTGGCGCTTCAACCTCAAGGTATTGTCTCGAGAAATTCAAAAGGTGGGTGAGAGTCTACCACCCAATGCTTATTACGATCGACCCGCCCTCTTTTTACGCGGTGGTGATTCCTGGTACATCAAGGATGAAGATATCGATGAAATTCAAAGTCATTACCCCCAAGCAGAATTGGTAACTATCCCCAATGCTGGCCACTGGCTTCATGCCCAGCAACCCGAGCTTTTCTTTGAAGCGGTTAGCGACTTTTTAGGCGGGCAATAA
- the murI gene encoding glutamate racemase, which yields MAKNNPIGIFDSGVGGLTVASAIHQLLPSESFIYFGDTRHAPYGDKSKGTILDYSRRISRFLVESDCKCIVIACNSASAMAYKELKQDWPEVPILNVVEPVVDEVARLKARKVGVVATRATVRSQVYSKQLQKLDTDLKVVQKATPLLAPLVEEGFAGTEVSTGVLAHYLADPALKDLSHLILGCTHYPLLQAEFEHYLGQDVQVINSAEMVARRLKQMLSEKDLLRELNTEPKLQFYVSEKTKAFSKTARLFFGQEIKLSEKLLPA from the coding sequence ATGGCCAAAAACAATCCCATAGGCATATTCGATTCCGGGGTAGGTGGTTTAACCGTTGCCTCGGCCATTCACCAATTACTACCCTCCGAATCCTTTATTTATTTCGGAGATACCCGGCATGCCCCATATGGGGATAAGTCGAAAGGTACCATCCTCGATTATTCTCGACGCATAAGTCGTTTCTTGGTAGAGAGTGATTGCAAGTGCATTGTTATTGCCTGTAATTCTGCCTCGGCCATGGCCTATAAGGAGCTAAAACAAGATTGGCCGGAAGTGCCCATCCTTAATGTGGTAGAGCCGGTGGTAGATGAAGTGGCTCGCTTAAAAGCGCGTAAGGTTGGGGTAGTAGCGACCCGTGCCACAGTACGCTCACAAGTGTATAGCAAGCAATTGCAAAAGTTGGATACTGACTTGAAAGTCGTACAAAAAGCCACTCCTTTATTAGCTCCTTTAGTGGAAGAAGGTTTCGCAGGAACCGAAGTGAGCACTGGAGTTTTAGCACATTATTTGGCCGATCCCGCTCTGAAGGATTTGAGTCATTTGATTTTAGGCTGCACACATTATCCCTTATTACAAGCTGAGTTTGAGCACTACTTGGGGCAGGATGTTCAAGTGATTAATTCGGCCGAGATGGTCGCTCGTCGTTTAAAGCAAATGCTAAGTGAAAAAGATCTTTTGCGGGAATTGAATACGGAACCCAAGCTTCAATTCTACGTATCCGAAAAGACCAAGGCCTTCAGTAAAACTGCTCGCCTATTCTTCGGCCAGGAAATTAAATTGAGCGAGAAATTATTGCCCGCCTAA
- a CDS encoding OmpH family outer membrane protein, translated as MKKIILLAALFFGLSSTAFAQQKIGHINADELLALMPETKAAQTELENFSNRLQADLTEMENELTKKIEEFRRNEQMMTTSTREIKTKELQELQGRIQQFSQSAQQELQSKQVELLQPVIDKASKAIADVAREKGFAYVLDSSESKAVVVFAEGGEDIMPLVKAKLGIQ; from the coding sequence ATGAAGAAGATCATTTTACTAGCCGCCTTATTTTTTGGATTGAGCAGTACTGCTTTCGCTCAACAAAAGATTGGCCATATAAATGCAGACGAACTCCTAGCCTTAATGCCTGAAACTAAAGCTGCTCAAACTGAATTGGAGAACTTTAGCAACCGTTTGCAAGCGGATCTTACCGAGATGGAAAATGAACTCACCAAGAAAATTGAAGAGTTCCGTCGCAATGAGCAAATGATGACTACCTCCACTCGTGAGATTAAGACCAAAGAATTACAAGAATTACAAGGTCGTATTCAGCAGTTTAGCCAAAGTGCACAACAAGAATTACAATCTAAGCAAGTAGAGCTTTTACAGCCTGTAATCGATAAAGCTTCTAAAGCTATTGCCGATGTAGCTCGCGAAAAAGGATTTGCTTATGTTTTGGATAGCTCTGAGAGCAAAGCAGTGGTAGTATTCGCCGAAGGTGGTGAAGACATTATGCCGCTGGTAAAAGCTAAATTGGGAATCCAATAA
- a CDS encoding OmpH family outer membrane protein: protein MNRKIWLLLFGLVFGFQISAQRFGIVDSEYVLTQIPEYAKAQQQLDQLSRTWEGEIEALLSEADAMRKAYEAEKVLLTEEMKAEREAAIKAKEEEAKNKQQLYFGIKGKIYSKRQELIKPIQDKIYNAVQEVARRRNLDVVFDKGSELITLYVSEKVDISDEVIENLEDE, encoded by the coding sequence ATGAATAGAAAAATTTGGCTTCTTCTTTTTGGTCTGGTTTTTGGATTTCAGATAAGCGCACAGCGATTCGGCATCGTTGATTCGGAGTACGTGCTTACGCAGATTCCCGAATACGCCAAAGCTCAACAACAATTGGATCAACTAAGCCGTACCTGGGAAGGTGAAATTGAAGCCCTCCTCAGTGAAGCAGATGCCATGCGTAAGGCTTATGAAGCCGAGAAAGTTCTTCTTACCGAAGAGATGAAAGCCGAAAGAGAGGCTGCCATCAAAGCCAAGGAGGAAGAAGCTAAGAATAAGCAGCAACTGTACTTCGGGATTAAAGGCAAGATTTACAGTAAGCGCCAGGAGTTAATCAAACCGATACAGGATAAGATTTACAACGCTGTGCAGGAAGTGGCAAGACGCCGTAACCTCGACGTAGTGTTTGATAAAGGGAGTGAGCTGATAACCCTTTATGTAAGCGAAAAGGTTGATATCAGCGATGAAGTGATTGAAAATTTAGAAGACGAATAA
- the bamA gene encoding outer membrane protein assembly factor BamA, whose translation MHKLLRLAALALLLQPWNLIGQITGDVTVVPGVKYEIGGIRITGSDNLDKQVITLISGLQVGQEITLPGDATTKAIENLWRQKLFDDIGIFVTEVKGKLVFLEIRLKELPKLSKYGIKGLSKTKRDNLRDELDLSSGLIVTENLIVNTRNIARDFFVKDGYLNTKVEVRKRADTTRSNSVILDIIVDRGERVKIRNINFIGNEKISDKKLRKAMDETVRSRIWNIFKSSKLIEDDYDTDKGLIIEKYNSEGFRDARIIKDSIYAVDDDRINIDIYVKEGPKYYFGDITWLGNSKYSDEVLSKVLAIQRGDVYDASFLNERLFVDPQGGDVSSLYLDNGYLFFNMVPVEVNVQNDTIDLEIRIQEGRQATINKVTVVGNDRTNDHVILRELRTKPGELFRRSDIQRSLRELQQLGFFDPQKLNVEPKPNAETGTVDIQYIVAEQSTSQLELQGGWGAGRIVGTLGLNFNNFSARNMFKKSAWQPLPAGDGQTINLRAQSNGLFFQSYSASFTEPWLGGKKPNSLTVSVYHNIQNLTGLPSDDPNYQGLSITGATVGLGRRLKWPDDYFTLYQAIDFQRYRLRDYPLGGIRFEDGRVNNINYKITLGRNSVDFPIYPRKGNLFNLSGEFTLPLSLFNGRDYSNLDASDRYEWLEYYKIKMNSSWFTEIFPKTVIKAAGEFGYLGTYNSEVGLPPFERFFVGGDGLQNFVLDGREIIGLRGYPNNRIVPTTVSQIGGALYNKFTLELRYLITENPSAQIFTLGFLEAGNNYDTFQNYEPFNLKRSAGFGVRIFMPMFGLLGVDFGYGFDPIPGATAPSGWNTHFIIGQQF comes from the coding sequence ATGCATAAGCTCTTGCGGCTGGCGGCATTAGCTCTGCTCTTGCAACCTTGGAATCTTATCGGTCAAATTACCGGCGACGTAACGGTAGTACCTGGTGTGAAATACGAAATCGGCGGTATTCGCATCACCGGTTCTGACAACCTCGATAAACAAGTAATTACCTTAATCTCTGGCTTGCAGGTAGGGCAAGAAATTACCCTTCCGGGTGATGCGACTACCAAAGCGATTGAGAACTTATGGCGCCAAAAACTCTTCGATGATATTGGCATTTTTGTTACCGAGGTAAAAGGAAAATTGGTCTTTTTGGAAATTCGATTGAAGGAATTACCCAAGCTTTCGAAATACGGAATTAAAGGCCTTTCCAAAACCAAGCGCGATAATCTGCGGGATGAGCTCGACTTGAGCAGTGGCCTGATTGTTACGGAAAACCTGATTGTAAATACCCGCAATATTGCCCGAGATTTCTTCGTGAAGGATGGCTATCTCAACACCAAGGTGGAGGTGCGTAAAAGAGCCGACACCACCCGCAGTAATTCGGTGATCCTAGATATCATTGTTGATCGTGGCGAAAGGGTTAAGATTCGTAATATCAACTTTATCGGCAATGAGAAGATCAGCGATAAGAAATTGCGAAAGGCCATGGATGAGACGGTGCGCAGTCGCATTTGGAACATCTTTAAATCTTCTAAGCTTATTGAAGACGATTACGATACGGATAAAGGTCTGATCATCGAGAAATACAATTCGGAAGGATTTAGGGATGCTCGGATTATCAAAGACAGCATTTATGCCGTAGATGACGATCGTATTAATATTGACATTTACGTTAAGGAAGGACCGAAGTATTATTTCGGTGATATTACCTGGTTGGGTAACTCCAAATACTCTGATGAGGTGCTTTCCAAAGTATTGGCGATTCAAAGAGGGGATGTGTACGATGCATCCTTCCTAAATGAACGTCTATTTGTAGATCCCCAAGGTGGTGATGTATCTTCCCTCTATCTTGATAATGGATACCTCTTCTTTAATATGGTTCCGGTTGAGGTAAACGTGCAGAACGATACCATCGATTTGGAAATTCGTATTCAAGAGGGTCGTCAGGCGACCATCAATAAGGTAACTGTGGTGGGTAACGACCGCACCAATGATCATGTTATTTTACGTGAACTGCGTACCAAGCCCGGTGAGCTTTTCCGTCGTAGTGATATTCAGCGTTCTTTACGTGAATTGCAGCAATTAGGCTTCTTCGATCCACAGAAATTGAATGTGGAGCCCAAGCCTAATGCAGAGACCGGTACTGTAGATATTCAGTACATCGTTGCAGAGCAGTCTACCTCTCAATTAGAATTACAAGGTGGCTGGGGAGCTGGTCGTATTGTAGGTACTTTGGGATTGAACTTCAACAATTTCTCAGCGCGCAATATGTTTAAGAAATCAGCCTGGCAGCCATTGCCAGCGGGTGATGGACAAACAATTAACCTGCGGGCTCAGAGTAATGGTCTTTTCTTCCAATCCTACAGTGCGTCTTTCACTGAGCCTTGGCTGGGAGGTAAGAAACCCAACTCATTAACTGTATCGGTATATCATAATATTCAGAACCTTACGGGGCTACCTAGTGATGACCCTAATTATCAAGGTCTATCTATCACCGGGGCAACGGTAGGTTTAGGCCGTCGTCTAAAATGGCCGGATGATTACTTCACCTTATATCAGGCGATTGACTTCCAACGCTATCGTTTGAGGGATTATCCTTTAGGTGGCATCCGCTTTGAAGATGGTAGAGTGAATAATATCAACTATAAAATCACCTTGGGAAGAAACAGTGTCGACTTCCCCATTTACCCGCGTAAGGGTAACCTCTTTAATTTGAGTGGTGAGTTCACCTTGCCCTTATCCTTGTTCAATGGTAGAGACTATTCTAATCTCGATGCCAGTGATCGCTACGAGTGGTTGGAGTATTATAAGATTAAGATGAATAGCTCTTGGTTTACCGAGATCTTCCCTAAGACGGTAATAAAGGCAGCTGGTGAATTTGGTTATTTAGGTACCTATAATTCTGAAGTGGGCTTGCCTCCATTTGAGCGTTTCTTCGTTGGGGGTGATGGTCTGCAGAACTTCGTATTGGATGGTCGCGAAATTATTGGCTTGCGCGGATATCCAAACAACCGAATTGTACCTACTACTGTATCCCAAATTGGTGGAGCCTTGTACAATAAATTCACTTTGGAATTACGCTATTTGATTACCGAAAACCCCAGTGCACAGATCTTTACTTTAGGATTTTTGGAGGCCGGTAATAACTATGATACTTTTCAGAACTATGAGCCGTTTAACCTCAAGCGTTCCGCTGGCTTTGGAGTGCGCATCTTTATGCCTATGTTCGGATTACTGGGTGTAGACTTCGGATACGGATTCGATCCTATTCCTGGTGCCACAGCTCCAAGCGGTTGGAATACGCACTTTATAATTGGACAGCAATTTTAA
- a CDS encoding isoprenyl transferase, producing MSELKEQVKALKNLPEHIAIIMDGNGRWAKKRGFLRALGHENGVDALRRIATASAEVNIKYLTVYAFSSENWNRPKTEVKALMTLLVSSLKKELKTLNDNKIRLQAIGDTSSLPGNCRNELEEVIELTKDHKHMTLTLALSYGSREELSRAARELAQEVAEGIRTADSINEEALASKLYTAAMPDPDLLIRTSNEYRISNYLLWQIAYSELYFSPKLWPDFQAEDLYNAILDYRNRERRFGKISEQLKSDYHNA from the coding sequence ATGTCTGAGCTCAAAGAACAAGTTAAAGCGTTAAAAAATCTGCCCGAGCATATAGCCATTATTATGGATGGCAATGGTCGTTGGGCCAAGAAACGCGGATTTTTACGAGCCCTCGGGCATGAAAATGGAGTAGACGCCTTACGTCGTATTGCCACTGCATCTGCAGAGGTGAATATTAAGTACTTAACGGTTTACGCTTTTAGTAGCGAAAATTGGAACCGACCTAAAACTGAGGTGAAAGCTCTGATGACTTTGCTGGTAAGCAGTCTTAAGAAGGAGTTAAAAACCCTCAACGATAATAAAATTCGTTTGCAGGCTATCGGCGATACTTCATCTTTGCCCGGCAATTGTAGAAACGAATTGGAAGAAGTGATCGAACTTACTAAAGATCATAAACATATGACCCTCACCCTGGCCCTGTCTTATGGCAGTCGGGAAGAGCTAAGCCGGGCAGCACGCGAATTAGCCCAGGAAGTAGCAGAGGGAATCCGCACTGCGGATAGTATTAACGAAGAAGCTCTGGCCTCCAAACTCTATACAGCAGCTATGCCCGATCCCGATTTATTGATTCGGACCAGTAATGAGTACCGCATCAGTAATTATCTGCTTTGGCAGATAGCCTATTCGGAATTGTATTTCAGTCCTAAATTATGGCCCGACTTTCAGGCTGAGGACCTCTACAATGCCATTTTGGATTATCGGAATAGAGAGAGGCGTTTTGGAAAAATAAGTGAGCAATTAAAATCTGATTATCATAATGCATAA
- the porG gene encoding type IX secretion system protein PorG produces MKHKSFIIKSILLLILPLCSTAQYLEAGINGGGSNFLGDVGPYRIDVPRGYHAGVLFRYNFNRYWSVRFQGNYGMIAADDANSTLDERKERNLNFRSEIWEAYAAAEFNFFEFEPGTKLNHTPYINAGFGIFSFNPEANYNGDWIALRPLRTEGQGTSLGRGSPYATASSYFIFSLGYKWGLGRFSSIAIESSFRNAYTDYLDDVSGYYADPVVLSTEVSELSATLADRSLSQSNKENILRGDPTNRDWYIFTGITLQFKFGELYEKCANFIGK; encoded by the coding sequence ATGAAGCATAAATCTTTCATAATCAAAAGCATACTGCTTTTAATCCTGCCCCTATGCAGTACAGCACAGTACTTAGAGGCCGGAATTAATGGTGGTGGCTCCAATTTTTTGGGGGATGTAGGTCCATATCGGATTGATGTTCCTCGAGGTTATCACGCTGGAGTATTGTTTCGCTATAACTTCAATCGCTATTGGTCGGTGCGCTTCCAAGGGAATTATGGAATGATTGCAGCCGATGATGCAAATTCCACTTTGGATGAACGCAAGGAACGCAATTTGAATTTCCGATCCGAGATTTGGGAAGCCTATGCCGCTGCGGAGTTTAATTTCTTCGAATTTGAACCCGGAACTAAGCTCAATCACACACCCTATATTAATGCCGGTTTCGGCATTTTCAGCTTTAATCCAGAGGCCAATTATAATGGTGATTGGATTGCCTTGAGGCCTTTGCGCACGGAAGGACAGGGTACTTCACTAGGAAGAGGCTCGCCTTATGCGACCGCTAGTTCCTACTTCATATTTAGTTTGGGCTACAAATGGGGCTTAGGTCGCTTTAGCTCCATCGCCATCGAAAGTAGCTTCCGCAATGCCTATACCGATTACCTTGATGATGTAAGTGGATACTACGCCGATCCGGTAGTTTTAAGCACTGAGGTTTCAGAATTATCTGCGACCTTAGCCGATCGCAGTTTAAGTCAGAGCAACAAAGAGAATATTTTACGCGGGGATCCCACCAATCGCGATTGGTACATATTTACCGGGATTACCTTGCAGTTTAAATTTGGTGAGCTGTACGAAAAATGTGCAAACTTTATCGGTAAATAA
- a CDS encoding NAD kinase → MKLAVYGKKITAEAREDIENLHSILIESGVDFKVFHRLNSYIKEHCDLGLEFEEFRTSQELLEYAPDFLITIGGDGTILDAATLVRDSGIPILGINTGRLGFLSNVNRQKIEESLEALFRKDYQLSHRRLLHMESKALDLDLPFALNEITVSRKDTTAMVTVEVSINGEFFNNYWADGLIIATPTGSTGYSLSCNGPIMMPGSETLVLTPIAPHNLTARPFVIPNSCEIELKVHSREEWNLVSLDSRIYSIRNGEPLKIRKADFSIALVETADHTFAKTLRNKLMWGMDKRN, encoded by the coding sequence ATGAAATTAGCGGTATACGGAAAGAAGATCACGGCCGAAGCGCGGGAGGATATCGAGAATTTACATTCGATATTAATCGAGTCGGGCGTAGACTTTAAGGTCTTCCACCGCCTAAATTCTTATATCAAAGAACATTGCGATTTAGGTTTGGAATTCGAAGAGTTTCGAACCAGTCAGGAATTGCTCGAGTATGCTCCGGATTTCTTGATTACCATTGGTGGGGATGGCACCATCCTCGATGCGGCTACTTTGGTGCGCGATAGTGGTATTCCGATTTTAGGGATTAATACCGGTCGATTGGGATTCTTATCCAATGTAAATCGCCAGAAAATCGAAGAGAGTTTGGAAGCCCTTTTCCGGAAGGATTACCAGCTCAGTCATCGTCGTTTATTGCATATGGAGTCCAAGGCCTTGGATTTGGATTTGCCTTTTGCCTTAAATGAGATTACAGTCAGTCGAAAAGATACCACCGCCATGGTTACCGTTGAGGTTTCCATTAATGGAGAATTCTTTAATAATTATTGGGCGGATGGATTGATAATCGCCACCCCAACCGGTAGTACAGGATATTCATTATCCTGCAATGGGCCAATTATGATGCCGGGTTCCGAAACTTTAGTGCTAACGCCAATTGCACCACACAATCTCACCGCCCGACCTTTCGTTATCCCGAACAGCTGTGAGATCGAGTTGAAGGTGCACAGTCGGGAAGAGTGGAACTTAGTGTCCCTGGATTCCAGGATCTATTCTATTCGTAATGGGGAGCCCTTGAAAATTCGCAAAGCGGATTTTAGCATTGCTCTGGTAGAAACCGCAGACCACACCTTCGCCAAGACCTTGCGCAATAAGCTGATGTGGGGAATGGATAAAAGAAACTAA
- a CDS encoding CBS domain-containing protein — MRVRDHILNDFKPLSTGERVADIMLAMEELKCSHLPVLHEGAYLGLISEDDLLDIQNDQDSLEKHLKVIKPYKVQADTHIYEAIQVIGEGNLTCLPVIDGQGQYIGYVSPQELMWDLGRQVSYAERGGVVVLRLPVRDYHISQIAQIVESEDALILGLQLRSHANDFINVALKINQQDLSRIVKAFERYQYEVVELYHESLFDDTASDRYEGLMKYLNI; from the coding sequence ATGAGAGTAAGAGATCACATTCTGAATGATTTTAAACCCCTGAGTACCGGGGAGCGAGTAGCGGATATTATGTTGGCTATGGAGGAGTTGAAATGCAGCCATTTACCGGTGCTGCATGAGGGTGCCTATTTGGGCCTGATCTCTGAAGATGATCTGCTGGATATCCAAAATGATCAGGATAGCTTAGAAAAGCATCTCAAGGTGATAAAACCTTATAAGGTGCAGGCCGATACTCATATTTATGAGGCTATTCAAGTGATTGGAGAGGGCAATCTAACCTGCCTGCCTGTAATTGATGGGCAAGGTCAGTATATCGGTTATGTCTCTCCACAAGAATTAATGTGGGATTTAGGTCGGCAAGTTTCGTATGCCGAGCGTGGTGGTGTAGTGGTGCTACGTCTTCCTGTTCGCGATTATCATATCTCTCAAATCGCCCAAATTGTAGAGTCGGAAGACGCGCTGATTTTAGGATTGCAATTGCGGTCCCATGCCAATGATTTTATCAATGTGGCCTTAAAAATCAATCAGCAGGATTTAAGCCGAATCGTTAAAGCTTTCGAGCGCTATCAATATGAGGTAGTGGAGCTTTATCACGAAAGTTTATTCGATGATACTGCTTCTGATCGCTACGAAGGTTTGATGAAATATCTCAATATCTGA